The following proteins come from a genomic window of Vallitaleaceae bacterium 9-2:
- a CDS encoding peptidoglycan bridge formation glycyltransferase FemA/FemB family protein: MELVTNLDHQSYKRWNETHQYGQFLQSEEWGQFKSKGAWSYELIGLKDQGELVAACMLLKRKLPLMNGYMYYAPRGFVLDYSNTTVIREFTQKIAAYAKANKGIMVKIDPCVMYREHDAEGHLVEEGFNHENIIKSLCNLGYHHKGVTLDFDGIQPRFVYRLPLDRDLDELMKKFHHKTRYNIRLAEKKGVEIYEGSREELEIFEKIMRVTGERDGFIPRPLEYFQSMYDVLYPAGKLKFYMARYNVEKALKTVSQQLQKEQAKEKYDEKRLEKLLREEKELMELSKEHPTGIIVSGTIMIINGKTAWYLYGASDNAFRNIMPNYLIQWKMIQDAYKIGCNMYDFRGISGDLSPENPLHGLYRFKKGFTGEFVEYIGEFDLILRPIRYKLFEHGVPLAKKIIRKLKK; this comes from the coding sequence ATGGAATTAGTAACAAATCTTGATCATCAAAGCTATAAACGCTGGAATGAAACACATCAGTATGGACAATTTTTACAGTCTGAAGAATGGGGACAGTTTAAAAGTAAAGGTGCATGGTCATATGAGCTTATAGGTCTAAAAGACCAAGGGGAGCTCGTTGCAGCTTGTATGCTGTTAAAACGTAAGCTACCTTTGATGAATGGTTACATGTATTATGCGCCTCGAGGATTTGTGCTGGATTATTCAAACACAACGGTGATTCGAGAATTTACACAAAAAATTGCTGCCTATGCGAAGGCGAATAAAGGGATTATGGTTAAGATTGACCCTTGTGTCATGTATAGAGAACATGACGCTGAGGGGCACCTTGTTGAGGAAGGGTTTAATCATGAGAATATTATAAAAAGCCTCTGTAATTTAGGGTATCACCACAAAGGGGTTACCCTTGATTTTGATGGGATACAGCCAAGGTTTGTTTATAGACTCCCATTGGATAGAGACTTAGATGAATTGATGAAAAAATTTCACCATAAGACTCGTTATAACATACGCCTTGCAGAAAAAAAGGGTGTCGAAATCTATGAGGGTTCTCGCGAAGAACTTGAAATTTTTGAAAAGATTATGCGTGTTACTGGAGAACGGGATGGATTTATTCCAAGACCTCTTGAATATTTTCAAAGTATGTATGATGTGCTCTATCCAGCCGGAAAACTAAAATTTTATATGGCAAGATATAATGTAGAAAAAGCCTTAAAAACCGTATCACAGCAACTTCAAAAAGAACAAGCAAAAGAAAAATATGATGAAAAACGCTTAGAAAAGCTCCTAAGAGAAGAAAAAGAATTGATGGAATTATCTAAGGAGCATCCAACGGGAATTATTGTTTCAGGAACAATTATGATCATTAATGGGAAAACAGCATGGTATTTATATGGAGCCAGTGATAATGCTTTTCGAAATATCATGCCCAACTATTTAATTCAATGGAAAATGATACAAGATGCTTATAAAATAGGATGTAATATGTATGATTTTCGTGGAATATCAGGTGATCTGAGCCCGGAAAATCCACTACATGGACTTTACCGCTTTAAAAAAGGATTTACGGGTGAGTTTGTGGAATATATTGGAGAGTTTGATTTGATTCTACGTCCAATACGATATAAGCTATTTGAACATGGGGTACCATTGGCTAAAAAAATTATTCGTAAACTAAAAAAATAA
- the dprA gene encoding DNA-processing protein DprA, whose product MNKKIYNIWLSQAPGITPRGAWYLYKKYASIEKIYQMPRAEIVDFFQSIEGTLGSGFIRNHDAQEWERYKDKITEVEKYYEKISKKNVQVLTPDQEIFPKRLREIDDCPIVLYAKGKVDFSKPAIGIVGSRRASDYGKAMARYFAKELACFGINIVSGLAYGIDVNAHIGCIEEGYNTTAVLGGGLHACYPKRHEKYFNEIQQMGSVLSEEPYGRKVEPYMFPKRNRIISGISEGVIVIEAAKKSGSLITSDFALEQGREVFSVPGRLFDTLSEGSNALIKQGAKAVFDVDDVLNELSEYVQKQVGQKEDSEKKLEEIEKIVYSCISYDPVHMEQILQQLHGQKSNECMLRQDEIMMILLKLELKGFIEKKSGCYYTRLEV is encoded by the coding sequence ATGAATAAGAAAATATATAACATTTGGTTAAGTCAAGCACCCGGGATTACACCTAGAGGTGCTTGGTATTTGTACAAAAAATACGCGTCGATTGAGAAAATTTACCAGATGCCGAGAGCTGAAATTGTTGATTTTTTTCAGTCGATTGAAGGGACATTAGGATCTGGATTTATCCGAAATCATGATGCGCAGGAATGGGAGCGCTACAAAGATAAAATTACAGAGGTTGAAAAATATTATGAAAAAATCTCTAAAAAAAATGTGCAGGTTTTAACACCGGATCAAGAGATATTTCCCAAACGCTTGCGTGAAATAGATGATTGTCCAATTGTGCTTTATGCAAAAGGAAAAGTGGATTTTTCTAAACCGGCGATTGGTATTGTAGGATCGCGAAGAGCAAGTGACTACGGAAAGGCAATGGCTAGGTACTTTGCGAAAGAATTGGCATGTTTTGGAATAAACATTGTCAGTGGTTTAGCATACGGAATTGATGTCAATGCACATATTGGATGTATAGAAGAAGGTTATAATACAACAGCGGTTTTAGGGGGAGGATTACATGCATGCTATCCAAAACGTCATGAGAAATACTTTAACGAGATTCAACAGATGGGTAGTGTTTTATCTGAAGAACCCTATGGAAGAAAAGTAGAGCCATATATGTTTCCAAAACGCAATCGGATTATTAGTGGAATAAGCGAAGGTGTCATCGTTATTGAGGCAGCTAAAAAAAGCGGATCTTTAATTACATCAGATTTTGCATTAGAACAAGGAAGAGAAGTGTTCTCTGTTCCGGGACGATTGTTTGATACATTAAGTGAAGGGTCAAATGCATTAATCAAACAAGGAGCGAAGGCGGTCTTTGATGTCGATGATGTACTTAATGAATTGAGTGAATATGTGCAAAAACAAGTAGGACAAAAAGAGGATTCGGAAAAAAAACTTGAAGAAATAGAGAAAATAGTATATTCTTGTATAAGTTACGACCCTGTTCATATGGAACAAATCCTTCAGCAACTACATGGACAAAAAAGCAACGAGTGCATGTTAAGACAGGACGAAATAATGATGATTCTTTTGAAGCTCGAGCTGAAAGGATTTATTGAAAAAAAATCAGGGTGTTATTATACACGTTTGGAGGTTTAG
- the topA gene encoding type I DNA topoisomerase: protein MAKNLVIVESPAKAKTIKKFLGSNYKIEASMGHVRDLPKSQLGVDPENDFEPKYITIRGKGELLAKLKKEAKKSTKVYLATDPDREGEAISWHLYNVLSPLNEKIYRITFNEITKEAVKGSIKAARTIDMDLVDAQQARRILDRIVGYKISPLLWKKVKKGLSAGRVQSVALKLICQREKMIEQFIPEEYWTIDATIKAKGVKESFVAAFYGNKEGKIALSNKEQVDKILENINNQPVSIEDIKNSDRIRKPNLPFTTSTLQQEASKKLNFTTSKTMRIAQQLYEGVDIPGRGTTGLITYLRTDSTRIATQAHNEAVDFIQQNYGEEYVNSKPIAVKKNEAAQDAHEAIRPTYTELEPLSIKASLSRDQYRLYQLIWTRFVASRMKPAIYNRQRITMYIQDYQFRTNVQTIKFDGFLKVYKHDDDDQDAVAKKQLEINTDTKLSMESVEGIQHFTQPPARYTEAALVKTLEENGVGRPSTYAPTISTILARGYVGKEQKKLFPTELGEIVYEILKGYFNDVINVDFTANLEKELDQVEDGDIPWKHVLREFYPGFEKLVETAEEEVSKIEIRDEETDIPCELCGRNMVIKMGRYGKFLACPGFPECRNTKPLLEKVDDVQCPRCEGDVLIKKTKKGRRYYGCENNPECEFMSWNKPSTEKCELCGSMMVEKGKKLLCINETCKNIQEKKEEDPEDV from the coding sequence ATGGCAAAGAACTTAGTTATTGTTGAGTCCCCTGCAAAAGCAAAAACGATTAAAAAGTTTTTGGGTTCAAATTATAAAATTGAAGCATCGATGGGGCATGTACGTGATCTGCCAAAAAGTCAGCTAGGGGTAGATCCTGAAAATGATTTTGAACCAAAATATATAACAATTCGTGGAAAAGGTGAACTCTTGGCAAAATTAAAAAAAGAAGCCAAGAAATCAACAAAAGTATATTTGGCAACTGACCCTGACCGAGAGGGTGAAGCAATCTCTTGGCATTTATATAATGTTTTATCTCCGCTAAATGAAAAGATATATCGGATTACATTTAATGAAATTACAAAAGAGGCAGTAAAAGGTTCAATTAAAGCAGCCAGAACAATTGATATGGATCTTGTTGATGCACAGCAAGCCCGTCGAATATTAGATAGAATTGTTGGATATAAGATTAGCCCTTTATTATGGAAGAAAGTCAAAAAAGGTTTAAGTGCAGGACGAGTACAATCGGTTGCGCTTAAGTTGATATGTCAGCGGGAAAAAATGATTGAGCAGTTTATTCCGGAAGAATATTGGACGATTGATGCAACGATCAAAGCAAAAGGTGTCAAAGAATCTTTTGTTGCGGCTTTCTATGGAAACAAGGAAGGTAAGATAGCGCTTTCAAATAAAGAGCAAGTCGATAAGATTCTAGAGAATATTAATAATCAACCCGTATCCATTGAAGATATTAAGAATTCAGATCGGATACGTAAGCCTAACTTACCCTTTACAACAAGTACCTTACAGCAAGAAGCATCAAAAAAATTGAACTTTACAACATCAAAAACAATGCGTATTGCACAACAGCTGTATGAAGGGGTTGATATTCCAGGGCGCGGGACAACAGGTCTCATTACATATTTACGTACAGACTCTACACGTATTGCTACGCAGGCGCATAATGAAGCCGTTGATTTTATTCAACAAAATTATGGGGAAGAATACGTCAATAGTAAGCCGATTGCTGTGAAAAAAAATGAAGCGGCACAAGATGCGCATGAAGCTATACGCCCAACATATACAGAACTTGAGCCCTTGTCCATTAAGGCGTCTTTGTCTAGAGACCAATATCGTTTGTATCAGCTGATTTGGACGCGGTTTGTGGCTTCAAGGATGAAACCTGCAATTTATAATCGTCAACGTATTACAATGTATATACAAGATTATCAGTTTAGAACAAATGTGCAAACCATAAAATTTGATGGATTTTTAAAAGTATATAAACATGACGATGATGACCAAGATGCTGTGGCAAAAAAACAATTAGAGATTAATACAGATACAAAGCTTTCTATGGAATCTGTTGAAGGAATTCAACATTTTACACAACCGCCGGCAAGATACACAGAAGCCGCGTTAGTCAAAACACTTGAAGAAAATGGTGTAGGAAGACCTAGTACATATGCACCAACGATTTCAACGATTCTGGCCAGGGGATATGTGGGGAAAGAACAGAAAAAATTGTTCCCGACAGAATTAGGCGAGATAGTCTATGAAATCTTAAAAGGATATTTTAATGATGTCATTAATGTTGATTTTACAGCCAACTTAGAAAAAGAACTGGATCAGGTTGAAGACGGAGATATTCCGTGGAAGCATGTTTTAAGAGAATTTTATCCGGGCTTTGAAAAATTGGTCGAAACAGCAGAAGAGGAAGTTAGTAAAATAGAGATTCGCGATGAAGAAACAGATATCCCATGTGAACTTTGTGGACGTAATATGGTAATTAAAATGGGAAGATACGGTAAATTCTTAGCATGTCCAGGTTTCCCGGAATGTCGCAATACGAAGCCTTTATTGGAAAAGGTTGATGATGTTCAATGTCCTCGGTGTGAAGGAGATGTCTTGATTAAAAAGACAAAAAAAGGACGTAGATATTATGGGTGTGAAAACAATCCTGAATGTGAGTTTATGTCATGGAATAAACCTTCGACTGAGAAATGTGAATTGTGTGGTAGCATGATGGTTGAAAAAGGCAAGAAATTATTATGCATTAATGAAACTTGTAAGAACATTCAAGAAAAAAAGGAAGAAGACCCGGAAGATGTGTGA
- the codY gene encoding GTP-sensing pleiotropic transcriptional regulator CodY, with the protein MSVELLDRTRKINKLLQKTGTERVVFQDICEVMSDILDSTVLVLSKKGKLLAQYSKQTIEPIEELQISENEEIIDLQLNERLLNILSTKENINFLTLGIKKIYTEQGYIGMVAPIDIAGERLGTLVMYRLHTFYDIEDIILAEYGSTVVGLEIMRSINEENSEEIRKSNIVKSAVGTLSFSEQEAIKHIFEELDGNEGILVASKVADRVGITRSVIVNALRKFESAGVIESRSLGMKGTYIKILNSILKDEIAKI; encoded by the coding sequence GTGAGTGTTGAACTATTAGACCGCACCCGAAAAATCAACAAGCTATTACAAAAAACTGGAACGGAGCGAGTGGTTTTTCAAGATATTTGTGAAGTGATGAGTGACATTTTAGATTCAACTGTATTGGTACTTAGTAAAAAGGGGAAGTTATTAGCACAGTATTCGAAACAAACGATTGAACCTATTGAAGAGTTGCAAATATCCGAGAATGAGGAAATAATTGATTTGCAGCTGAATGAACGGCTATTAAATATTTTATCAACAAAGGAAAATATTAATTTTCTAACATTGGGAATAAAGAAAATATATACAGAACAAGGATATATTGGAATGGTTGCTCCTATTGATATAGCAGGGGAACGTTTGGGGACGCTGGTGATGTATCGTTTACATACATTTTATGATATTGAAGATATTATTCTAGCAGAATATGGTTCAACGGTAGTCGGATTAGAAATTATGCGCTCGATTAATGAAGAAAATTCAGAAGAGATACGAAAGAGCAATATTGTAAAATCAGCAGTTGGAACATTGTCCTTTTCTGAGCAAGAGGCAATTAAGCATATTTTTGAGGAACTCGATGGAAATGAAGGTATCTTGGTTGCGTCTAAGGTTGCAGACCGTGTAGGGATTACGCGAAGCGTTATCGTCAATGCCCTTCGAAAATTTGAAAGTGCCGGTGTAATAGAGTCGAGGTCTTTGGGAATGAAAGGTACATATATTAAAATTTTAAATAGTATTTTAAAAGATGAAATTGCAAAAATATAA
- the flgC gene encoding flagellar basal body rod protein FlgC, which translates to MSFFDSMNVSATGMTAQRLRMDTISQNIANVNTTKGNDGEAYRRKTVVFQELNDGKNFRSHLNRYMQRGSQTNTGGVKVRQIIEDNSPLTQVYDPSHPDANEKGYVEMPNVNVVEEMTNLISANRSYEANITAFNATKAMAAKALEIGR; encoded by the coding sequence ATGTCTTTTTTTGATTCTATGAATGTAAGTGCAACAGGAATGACAGCACAACGTTTACGAATGGATACAATTTCACAAAATATTGCCAATGTTAATACGACAAAGGGAAATGATGGGGAAGCGTATCGAAGAAAAACAGTTGTGTTTCAAGAATTAAATGACGGGAAGAATTTTCGCTCGCATTTAAATCGATATATGCAAAGAGGAAGTCAAACAAATACGGGTGGAGTAAAAGTACGACAAATTATCGAAGATAATTCACCATTAACACAAGTTTATGATCCTTCACACCCAGATGCAAATGAGAAGGGATATGTGGAGATGCCAAATGTTAATGTGGTTGAAGAAATGACGAATCTGATATCTGCTAATCGCTCATACGAAGCAAATATTACAGCGTTTAATGCAACAAAGGCAATGGCAGCTAAAGCGTTAGAAATCGGCAGATAA
- the fliE gene encoding flagellar hook-basal body complex protein FliE, protein MDIQSINNLVGGLPKVGLQQKQADATIFSDIYHSAINMVNETNTLQKQAEQSALSFAIGDSDNIHEVMIANDKATVALQYTVQIRDKVLEAYNEIMRMQI, encoded by the coding sequence ATGGATATACAAAGTATTAATAATTTGGTAGGTGGACTTCCAAAAGTGGGATTGCAACAAAAACAAGCAGATGCAACAATTTTTTCGGATATTTATCACTCGGCTATTAATATGGTAAATGAAACGAATACCTTGCAAAAACAAGCAGAACAATCTGCGTTGAGTTTTGCAATAGGAGATAGTGATAATATTCATGAAGTTATGATTGCCAATGATAAGGCGACAGTTGCTCTTCAATATACGGTTCAAATTAGGGACAAAGTCTTAGAAGCATATAATGAAATCATGCGAATGCAAATATAA
- the fliF gene encoding flagellar basal-body MS-ring/collar protein FliF: MPEFLNRISNQLTEFWNKYSTKQKIQMATTIAIGIIALVVLVVFLNRPKYELLQGDLEPSQVNVIVETLTASGINNQVGEDARSVYVEQGSTRDATLALAEIGILSGNELTYDDLFESSIMTTESERALKRKEFLKTSLANTIELIDGVEQAEVELVMPESDRTILDDAKESKASILITTNEKLASGSVESIAKLVATGVDNLSLDNVTVIDSTGRLLFDGQTVTDSIGNISSRTEYEMQKELMVKSNVRSILLSAGEYDDAMVTVDLVIDFDELEQVTERHSTQDGSNTGIVVEDNTYAEESTNASTAGAPGTDANGVTDTMIADGNESTVTIEERNVVYTYDTEVATAVKAIGGVKYDDSTVSVSLTKYRIYDQMMLENQEDGILQGRTWEQFKYDITQQGRTKIEEVDEDIVEMIRMASNVDNVMVLAYEVPKFIDREAEESNMSDYLLIGIIVLMILLLGYAVYKGTEPVEIKEIEPELSVEEMLASTRQTSDLEAIEFDGKSEARVEIENFVDNNPDAVALLLRNWLNEDWE; this comes from the coding sequence ATGCCCGAGTTTTTGAATCGGATATCAAATCAATTAACAGAATTTTGGAATAAATATTCAACGAAACAAAAAATACAGATGGCCACAACTATTGCAATTGGTATAATTGCGCTAGTTGTTCTTGTTGTGTTTTTAAACCGACCTAAATATGAATTGTTGCAAGGTGATTTGGAACCTTCACAGGTGAATGTTATTGTTGAGACATTAACGGCATCTGGAATTAACAATCAAGTCGGTGAAGATGCAAGAAGCGTGTATGTTGAACAAGGTTCTACACGGGATGCAACGTTGGCTTTGGCAGAAATTGGGATTTTATCAGGTAATGAACTGACGTATGATGATTTATTTGAAAGTTCAATTATGACAACAGAGTCAGAGCGTGCACTTAAACGAAAAGAATTTTTAAAAACAAGTTTGGCGAATACCATTGAGTTGATCGACGGAGTGGAGCAAGCAGAAGTCGAACTTGTTATGCCGGAATCAGATCGAACGATTTTAGATGATGCAAAAGAATCTAAAGCAAGTATACTCATTACAACGAATGAAAAGCTGGCAAGTGGAAGTGTTGAGAGTATTGCAAAGCTTGTTGCTACAGGCGTTGATAATCTTTCTTTGGATAACGTGACAGTCATTGACTCGACGGGAAGGTTATTGTTTGATGGGCAAACAGTGACAGACAGTATCGGTAATATTTCATCAAGAACAGAATATGAGATGCAAAAAGAACTCATGGTCAAAAGTAATGTACGTTCAATATTGCTATCGGCTGGGGAATATGATGATGCTATGGTAACGGTTGACTTAGTGATTGATTTTGATGAACTTGAGCAAGTGACGGAGCGTCATAGTACTCAAGATGGTAGTAATACAGGGATTGTAGTAGAAGATAATACTTATGCAGAAGAATCGACCAATGCAAGCACCGCAGGAGCGCCGGGAACGGATGCTAATGGTGTGACAGATACGATGATAGCTGATGGTAACGAATCAACGGTAACCATTGAAGAGCGAAATGTTGTCTATACATACGACACAGAAGTGGCGACTGCAGTAAAAGCTATAGGTGGAGTGAAGTATGATGACTCCACAGTATCGGTTTCTTTAACAAAGTATCGTATATACGACCAAATGATGCTGGAAAATCAAGAAGATGGTATTTTACAAGGCAGAACATGGGAACAGTTCAAATATGACATTACTCAACAGGGACGAACTAAAATTGAAGAAGTCGACGAAGATATTGTCGAAATGATTCGAATGGCGAGTAATGTAGATAATGTTATGGTATTGGCATATGAGGTTCCTAAGTTTATTGATCGTGAAGCAGAAGAATCCAATATGAGTGATTACTTATTAATTGGAATTATTGTATTGATGATTTTACTTCTTGGCTATGCGGTATATAAAGGAACAGAGCCAGTAGAAATTAAAGAAATAGAGCCTGAATTATCCGTTGAAGAGATGTTAGCTTCGACACGTCAAACTTCAGATTTAGAGGCGATTGAGTTTGATGGAAAAAGTGAGGCAAGAGTTGAAATTGAGAATTTTGTAGACAATAATCCAGATGCGGTAGCCTTGTTATTACGCAATTGGTTAAATGAAGATTGGGAGTGA
- the fliG gene encoding flagellar motor switch protein FliG, with translation MAEYKGIQKAAILLIALGPEKSSQIFKHLKEEEIEQLTLEIANTRSVSPEVKDNIINEFYEICIAQQYIAEGGIGYAKDLLEKALGSDKAMEVIGRLTSSLQVRPFEFIRKTEPSQLLNFIQDEHNQTIALILSYLSAAQASMILAALPQEKQADVARRIASMDRTSPDVIKDVEDILERKLSSLVTQDYTIVGGVDAIVQILNSVDRSTEKHIMETLEIEDADLAEEIRKKMFVFEDILSLDDRSIQRVLREVDNNDLGIALKGSAEEVQNVIFNNLSKRLGTMIREEMEYMGPVRLKDVEESQQKIVNIIRKLEDSGEIVISRGGGDEIIV, from the coding sequence ATGGCTGAGTATAAAGGAATACAGAAAGCGGCGATCTTATTAATTGCTTTAGGTCCAGAAAAATCTTCGCAAATCTTTAAGCATTTAAAAGAAGAAGAGATTGAACAGTTAACATTAGAGATTGCTAATACACGAAGTGTAAGTCCAGAAGTAAAGGACAATATTATCAATGAGTTTTACGAGATTTGTATAGCTCAACAATATATTGCAGAAGGTGGTATTGGTTATGCCAAGGACTTATTAGAAAAAGCTTTAGGTTCGGATAAAGCAATGGAAGTTATCGGACGATTGACGTCATCATTACAGGTGCGGCCGTTTGAATTTATCCGTAAAACAGAGCCAAGTCAATTGTTAAACTTTATTCAAGATGAACATAATCAAACAATTGCTTTGATTTTATCCTATTTGAGTGCGGCACAAGCTTCAATGATATTAGCAGCGCTGCCGCAGGAAAAACAAGCAGATGTTGCACGACGAATTGCCTCGATGGACAGAACGTCACCAGATGTTATAAAAGATGTTGAAGACATTTTAGAGAGAAAGCTTTCTTCCCTCGTAACCCAAGACTACACTATTGTGGGTGGTGTCGATGCGATTGTTCAAATACTCAACTCGGTTGATCGAAGTACAGAAAAACATATCATGGAAACTCTTGAAATTGAAGACGCAGATTTAGCAGAAGAAATTCGCAAGAAAATGTTTGTCTTTGAAGATATTTTATCTCTTGATGATAGATCGATTCAACGTGTTCTTAGGGAAGTGGATAATAATGACTTGGGAATCGCCCTTAAAGGGTCGGCAGAAGAAGTTCAAAATGTTATCTTTAATAACTTGTCTAAACGTTTAGGAACAATGATTCGAGAAGAAATGGAATATATGGGACCTGTTCGATTAAAGGATGTTGAAGAGTCGCAACAAAAAATTGTGAATATTATTCGTAAGCTTGAAGATAGTGGTGAGATAGTCATTAGCCGTGGTGGAGGTGACGAGATCATTGTCTAA
- a CDS encoding FliH/SctL family protein, translating into MSKIVKSSFVSFTEQKKEIKVILNNDPKILQSSVKAVDREAEEILEDNQENLEEIKHQVKQEAYEKGFELGQQEGYDEGYEKGYALGYAEGKKQSQEECMHKLEQERSVLHQEAEHLQEQMEKELAERTERLEPKMLHIIDALVQKLVGTQSVSQGTILHLIRSGMNELDLHGDLVIKVSAVDIDEVLEHKAKLTEGLSEKIDVEILLDQQLEKNECVIETNMGSIDCSLGTQMESLLQELRLIRDSLEGDGTNAGN; encoded by the coding sequence TTGTCTAAAATCGTTAAATCTAGTTTTGTTTCTTTTACAGAACAAAAAAAAGAGATAAAGGTTATATTAAATAATGACCCTAAAATCTTGCAAAGTTCAGTGAAAGCTGTCGATAGAGAAGCAGAAGAAATACTTGAAGACAACCAAGAAAACTTAGAAGAAATTAAGCATCAAGTAAAACAAGAGGCATACGAAAAGGGCTTTGAATTAGGGCAGCAAGAAGGCTATGACGAGGGGTATGAAAAAGGTTATGCGTTAGGTTATGCTGAAGGTAAAAAGCAAAGTCAAGAAGAATGTATGCATAAGTTAGAACAAGAACGCAGTGTGCTGCATCAAGAAGCTGAGCATTTGCAGGAACAGATGGAAAAAGAACTGGCAGAAAGAACCGAGCGCCTTGAACCGAAGATGCTCCATATTATTGATGCCCTTGTTCAAAAACTTGTTGGAACCCAAAGTGTAAGTCAAGGAACTATTCTACATTTGATTCGTAGTGGAATGAATGAACTAGATTTGCATGGAGATTTAGTTATCAAAGTTTCGGCAGTAGATATTGATGAGGTGCTTGAGCACAAAGCAAAACTAACAGAGGGGTTAAGCGAAAAAATTGACGTGGAAATCCTTCTGGACCAACAGTTAGAGAAAAATGAGTGTGTTATTGAAACCAATATGGGAAGTATTGATTGTTCATTAGGGACGCAGATGGAGTCGCTTTTACAAGAACTTCGGTTAATCCGCGACAGTTTGGAAGGTGATGGAACAAATGCCGGAAATTGA